One genomic segment of Rhizobium viscosum includes these proteins:
- a CDS encoding cytochrome c oxidase subunit 3, which produces MADAHQKNHDYHIIAPSPWPILASLGAFLMAFGGVGYMRYLNGGSLHVFGIEWAHPWLFFIGLAVVFYVMYGWWSDTVKEAHEGAHTRVVSLHLRYGMIMFIASEVMFFVAWFWAYFDASLFPHEAIQASRLAYTGGVWPPKGIEVLDPWHLPIYNTVILLLSGTTVTWAHHALLHNDRKGLIQGLTLTVLLGVLFSSVQAYEYAHAPFEFRNSIYGATFFMATGFHGFHVLVGTIFLLVCLLRALRGDFTPKQHFGFEAAAWYWHFVDVVWLFLFFCIYVWGGWGAPVAAG; this is translated from the coding sequence ATGGCCGATGCTCATCAGAAGAATCACGACTATCACATCATAGCTCCGAGCCCATGGCCGATACTGGCCTCGCTCGGCGCATTCCTGATGGCCTTTGGCGGCGTCGGCTACATGCGCTACCTGAACGGCGGCTCGCTGCACGTTTTCGGTATCGAATGGGCCCATCCGTGGCTCTTCTTCATCGGGCTGGCTGTCGTTTTCTACGTCATGTACGGCTGGTGGTCCGACACCGTGAAGGAGGCCCATGAGGGTGCTCATACACGCGTCGTGTCGCTGCACCTGCGCTACGGCATGATCATGTTCATCGCTTCGGAAGTGATGTTCTTCGTCGCCTGGTTCTGGGCCTATTTCGACGCCAGCCTCTTTCCGCACGAAGCCATCCAGGCTTCGCGCCTTGCCTATACCGGCGGTGTCTGGCCGCCGAAGGGCATCGAGGTTCTCGATCCCTGGCACCTGCCGATCTACAATACCGTCATCCTGCTGCTCTCTGGCACGACGGTGACCTGGGCGCACCACGCTCTGCTGCATAACGACCGCAAGGGCCTTATCCAGGGTCTGACGCTGACGGTCCTGCTTGGCGTGCTCTTCTCCTCCGTCCAGGCCTATGAATATGCTCATGCTCCGTTCGAGTTCCGCAACTCGATCTACGGCGCGACCTTCTTCATGGCCACCGGTTTCCACGGCTTCCACGTTCTGGTCGGCACCATCTTCCTGCTGGTCTGCCTCCTTCGTGCGTTGCGCGGCGACTTTACGCCGAAGCAGCACTTCGGCTTCGAGGCGGCTGCCTGGTACTGGCACTTCGTCGACGTCGTCTGGCTGTTCCTGTTCTTCTGTATCTACGTCTGGGGCGGCTGGGGAGCTCCGGTCGCTGCAGGCTGA
- a CDS encoding cytochrome c oxidase assembly protein, with protein MSDAVNAPKKPRNNAAVVFMCLSFVVGMGAASYAAVPLYRLFCQVTGYNGTTQRVDQVSSVILDRTMRVTFDANVAPGLQWEFKPVEREVNPKIGETIQVNFIAENRSNETQRGQAIFNVTPGEAGAYFNKVQCFCFNETDLKPGEKLEMPVVFYIDPEITKAAESKSIRTVTLSYTFYPKEGPKPVASNEGGTEKTEKKL; from the coding sequence ATGAGCGACGCCGTCAACGCACCGAAGAAGCCGCGCAACAATGCTGCCGTCGTCTTCATGTGCCTAAGCTTCGTCGTCGGCATGGGTGCGGCGAGCTATGCGGCCGTGCCGCTCTATCGCCTTTTCTGCCAGGTGACCGGCTATAACGGCACCACGCAGCGTGTTGATCAGGTTTCGAGCGTCATTCTCGACCGCACGATGCGCGTCACCTTCGATGCGAACGTCGCTCCCGGCCTGCAGTGGGAATTCAAGCCGGTCGAGCGCGAGGTCAATCCGAAGATCGGCGAGACTATCCAGGTCAATTTCATCGCCGAAAACCGTTCCAACGAAACCCAGCGCGGCCAGGCGATCTTCAACGTGACGCCGGGCGAGGCGGGCGCCTATTTCAACAAGGTGCAATGTTTCTGCTTTAATGAAACGGACCTGAAACCGGGCGAAAAGCTTGAAATGCCGGTCGTGTTCTACATCGATCCGGAAATTACCAAGGCCGCGGAATCGAAAAGCATTCGCACGGTCACGCTTTCGTATACGTTCTATCCCAAAGAGGGTCCGAAGCCGGTGGCTTCGAATGAAGGTGGAACGGAAAAGACTGAAAAGAAACTTTGA
- a CDS encoding homoserine kinase, translated as MAVYTDIAEDDLRWFLTEYDAGTLLSYKGIAEGVENSNFLLHTSKAPLILTLYEKRVEKSDLPFFLGLMQHLSAGGLSCPLPLPRKDGALLGTLSGRPAALISFLEGMWLRKPEAKHCREVGKALAQMHVAGEGFALTRPNALSLEGWQVLWDKSEARADEVEPGLQNEIRSELNFLRAHWPKDLPDGVIHADLFPDNVFFLGDELSGLIDFYFACNDLLAYDVSICLNAWCFEKDGAYNITKGMQMLEGYQSVRPLSEAEIKALPVLSRGSALRFFLTRLYDWLTTPEGAMVTKKDPLEYLRKLRFHRQISSPVEYGLSL; from the coding sequence TTGGCAGTTTATACCGATATCGCCGAAGACGATCTGAGATGGTTTCTCACCGAATATGATGCCGGTACGCTGCTCTCCTACAAGGGCATCGCGGAAGGCGTGGAGAATTCCAATTTCCTGCTGCACACATCCAAGGCGCCGCTCATCCTGACACTCTACGAAAAGCGGGTGGAAAAGAGCGATCTGCCTTTCTTCCTCGGCCTGATGCAGCATCTGTCAGCCGGCGGCCTGTCCTGCCCGCTGCCGCTGCCGCGCAAGGACGGCGCGCTGCTCGGCACGCTGTCGGGCCGTCCCGCCGCCCTTATATCCTTTCTGGAAGGCATGTGGCTCAGAAAGCCGGAGGCCAAACACTGCCGCGAAGTCGGCAAGGCGCTGGCGCAGATGCATGTTGCTGGCGAAGGTTTTGCACTGACGCGGCCAAATGCCTTGTCGCTGGAAGGCTGGCAGGTGCTGTGGGACAAGTCGGAAGCACGCGCCGATGAAGTCGAGCCTGGGCTGCAGAACGAGATCCGCAGCGAGCTCAATTTCCTGCGGGCCCATTGGCCGAAGGATTTGCCTGATGGCGTCATCCACGCCGATCTTTTCCCCGACAACGTCTTCTTCCTCGGTGACGAGCTCTCGGGCCTCATCGATTTCTATTTCGCCTGTAATGATCTGCTCGCCTATGACGTCTCGATCTGCCTCAATGCCTGGTGCTTCGAGAAGGACGGCGCCTACAACATCACCAAGGGCATGCAGATGCTGGAAGGGTACCAGAGCGTACGGCCATTGAGCGAGGCGGAGATCAAAGCTCTGCCGGTTCTTTCCCGTGGCTCGGCGCTGCGCTTCTTCCTGACCCGTCTTTACGACTGGCTGACGACGCCCGAGGGTGCGATGGTCACCAAGAAGGATCCGCTGGAATATCTGCGCAAGCTGCGCTTCCACCGCCAGATTTCCTCGCCCGTCGAATATGGACTGAGCCTATGA
- a CDS encoding DUF983 domain-containing protein, translating into MNEDSAQFPPVDPVKTGIKGCCPRCGHGQLFDGVLGLKPNCAACGLDYSFADAGDGPAVFVILIVGFIIIGSVLWLQVNYAPPIWVHILLFAPLTIILSLLALRWCKGILIAMQYRHNAREGRLSD; encoded by the coding sequence ATGAACGAAGATAGCGCGCAATTTCCGCCGGTCGATCCGGTCAAGACCGGCATCAAGGGATGCTGCCCGCGCTGCGGTCATGGGCAGCTCTTCGATGGCGTGCTCGGCCTGAAACCGAACTGCGCCGCCTGCGGGCTGGATTATTCCTTCGCCGATGCAGGCGATGGGCCCGCCGTTTTCGTCATCCTCATCGTCGGCTTCATCATCATCGGTTCGGTGCTCTGGCTGCAGGTCAATTATGCCCCGCCGATCTGGGTTCATATTCTGCTCTTTGCCCCGCTCACAATCATACTCTCGCTGCTGGCGCTGCGCTGGTGCAAGGGCATCCTCATCGCCATGCAATATCGCCACAATGCCCGCGAGGGACGCTTGAGTGACTGA
- a CDS encoding heme o synthase, translated as MTVIDNHEALAEDGDFRLSEASARDYFELLKPRVMSLVVFTAFAGLVLAPDHINPVLGLIAILCIAVGAGASGALNMWYDADIDAVMSRTAKRPIPAGRIMPKEALAFGLVLSCFSVTILGLAVNWLSAFILAFTIFFYVVIYTMWLKRSTPQNIVIGGAAGAFPPMIGWACVTNSVTIESTVLFLIIFLWTPAHFWALALFKMRDYEAVGVPMLPNVSGERTTKHQIVAYAVLTAICAVLPTFLGFASVGYGVVAAVLGAAFIYCSIAVWRMPDGDLKMIPAKKLFGFSIFYLFAVFSALMLDRLVAMLGSYAGGSF; from the coding sequence ATGACGGTAATCGACAATCACGAGGCTCTTGCTGAAGACGGCGACTTTCGTCTGTCGGAAGCCAGTGCACGCGATTATTTCGAGCTTCTGAAGCCGCGGGTCATGTCGCTCGTGGTCTTCACGGCCTTTGCCGGCCTGGTGCTGGCGCCGGACCACATCAATCCCGTTCTCGGCCTGATCGCTATTCTCTGCATTGCCGTCGGCGCCGGCGCATCGGGTGCGCTGAACATGTGGTATGACGCCGACATCGACGCCGTTATGAGCCGCACCGCAAAGCGCCCGATCCCGGCCGGCCGCATCATGCCCAAGGAGGCGCTTGCCTTCGGCCTCGTGCTCTCCTGCTTCTCGGTGACGATCCTCGGTCTTGCGGTCAACTGGCTGTCGGCCTTTATCCTCGCCTTCACCATCTTCTTTTATGTCGTGATCTATACGATGTGGCTGAAGCGCTCGACGCCGCAGAACATCGTTATCGGTGGCGCGGCCGGTGCTTTCCCGCCGATGATCGGCTGGGCGTGCGTGACCAATTCGGTCACCATCGAAAGCACGGTTCTATTCCTCATCATCTTCCTGTGGACGCCGGCGCATTTCTGGGCGCTCGCCCTCTTCAAGATGCGAGACTACGAAGCGGTGGGCGTGCCAATGCTGCCGAATGTTTCGGGTGAGCGCACCACCAAGCATCAGATCGTTGCCTATGCCGTGCTGACGGCCATCTGTGCAGTGCTGCCGACCTTCCTTGGCTTTGCCAGTGTCGGTTATGGTGTGGTTGCCGCAGTACTCGGCGCGGCCTTCATATACTGTTCCATCGCCGTCTGGCGCATGCCTGACGGCGATCTCAAGATGATCCCGGCGAAGAAGCTGTTCGGCTTCTCGATCTTCTATCTCTTCGCCGTATTCTCCGCGCTGATGCTCGACCGGCTGGTTGCCATGCTGGGTTCGTATGCAGGAGGCTCGTTCTGA
- a CDS encoding chloramphenicol phosphotransferase CPT family protein: protein MTNDSHAGQIIILNGAPRSGKSSIARAIQEEFEGPWINLGVDTYNAMTPKRYLPGIGLRPGGERPDLEELVPFLYAALYESIAIHAGLGLNVVSDLGHHDSYSQPLGILGDCARRLDGFPVLFVGVKCPIEAIMQRREIAEEGRETLYLRATGETPVPEPVQRWQDEVHRPGLYDMEVDTSVLTALECAEAIRHQLDLGIPEPSAFERLAGQR from the coding sequence ATGACCAACGATAGCCATGCCGGACAGATCATTATCCTGAACGGCGCGCCGCGAAGCGGCAAATCCAGCATTGCGCGCGCAATCCAGGAAGAATTCGAGGGGCCGTGGATCAACCTCGGCGTCGACACCTATAATGCCATGACGCCGAAGCGCTACTTGCCCGGTATCGGATTGAGGCCCGGCGGAGAACGGCCGGATCTCGAAGAACTCGTGCCGTTCCTCTATGCGGCGCTTTATGAATCGATCGCCATCCATGCCGGATTGGGGCTCAACGTCGTCTCCGACCTCGGCCACCATGACAGCTACTCACAGCCACTCGGCATCCTCGGCGACTGCGCCAGACGACTGGACGGTTTTCCCGTGCTGTTCGTTGGCGTCAAATGTCCGATCGAGGCGATCATGCAGCGGCGGGAAATCGCAGAGGAAGGGCGTGAGACCCTCTACCTGCGCGCCACCGGCGAGACACCCGTGCCGGAACCAGTGCAGCGCTGGCAGGACGAGGTTCATCGTCCCGGCCTCTACGACATGGAGGTCGATACATCGGTACTGACCGCGCTCGAATGCGCTGAGGCGATCCGCCATCAGCTGGATCTCGGCATTCCCGAGCCTTCGGCCTTCGAGAGGCTGGCTGGTCAACGGTAG
- a CDS encoding zinc-binding metallopeptidase family protein → MRLFACDNCDQIIHFDNRQCVRCNHRLGFFAGDLSMHALESRDEANWQLVSDPDRLVQFCANAGLDICNWLVDDGNDFCIACRHNRLVPNTDTQDGIDRWRRISQAQRHLFYSLLRWNLPHPDRQEDPQGGLVFDFLEDIVQNDGNVVPAMTGHEDGLIAIRAAEADDVTREQARTAMDEPYRTLLGHFRHETGHFVWNKLVRDRNGFDEFRAVFGNEQQDYGAALQDRYANGPVAGWQENFISAYASVHPWEDFAECFAHYLHIVDTLETARSFGIAIDPRGHEEIAGEVDFNPYRAQSAEQLVGAWVPLSLAINAIQRSMGQPDSYPFVLSPPVVTKLEYMHRLIQNAAVEQQQAD, encoded by the coding sequence ATGAGGCTGTTTGCCTGCGACAATTGCGATCAGATCATCCATTTCGACAACAGGCAGTGCGTGCGCTGCAACCACCGCCTCGGCTTCTTTGCGGGCGATCTTTCCATGCATGCGCTGGAATCGCGCGACGAGGCGAACTGGCAGCTGGTCTCCGATCCGGACCGGCTCGTGCAGTTCTGTGCCAATGCGGGCCTCGACATCTGCAACTGGCTGGTCGATGACGGCAATGATTTTTGCATCGCCTGCCGGCATAACCGGCTGGTGCCGAATACCGACACGCAAGACGGCATCGACCGCTGGCGCCGCATCAGCCAGGCGCAACGCCACCTCTTCTATTCGCTACTGCGCTGGAACTTGCCGCATCCCGACCGGCAGGAAGACCCGCAGGGCGGCCTCGTTTTCGATTTCCTCGAAGACATTGTGCAGAATGACGGCAATGTCGTACCGGCGATGACCGGCCATGAGGACGGGCTGATCGCGATCCGCGCAGCGGAAGCAGACGACGTGACCCGCGAGCAGGCCCGCACGGCGATGGATGAACCTTATCGCACGCTGCTCGGCCATTTCCGTCACGAGACCGGACACTTCGTCTGGAACAAGCTGGTCCGCGACCGCAATGGGTTCGACGAATTCCGCGCAGTCTTCGGCAATGAGCAACAGGACTATGGCGCCGCACTACAGGATCGTTATGCCAATGGGCCAGTTGCAGGCTGGCAAGAGAACTTCATCAGCGCCTATGCCTCCGTCCACCCCTGGGAAGATTTCGCAGAATGCTTCGCGCACTACCTGCACATCGTCGATACGCTGGAAACGGCGCGTAGCTTCGGCATCGCGATCGATCCGCGCGGGCATGAAGAGATCGCTGGTGAGGTGGATTTCAATCCCTATCGAGCGCAAAGCGCCGAACAGCTCGTCGGCGCCTGGGTGCCACTCAGCCTTGCGATCAACGCGATCCAGCGCAGCATGGGACAGCCGGATTCCTATCCCTTCGTGCTGTCTCCGCCTGTCGTGACGAAGCTGGAATATATGCACCGGCTGATACAGAACGCGGCCGTGGAGCAGCAGCAGGCGGATTGA
- the ispH gene encoding 4-hydroxy-3-methylbut-2-enyl diphosphate reductase: MNIAAKPPLTIRLCGPRGFCAGVDRAIQIVVLALKAYGAPVYVRHEIVHNRYVVEGLEAKGAVFVEELDEIPAEHRAQPVVFSAHGVPKSVPEDANARNLFYLDATCPLVSKVHKQAMRHNRLGRHVVLIGHAGHPEVIGTMGQLPEGTVSLIETVEDADVYQPDDPDNLGYVTQTTLSVDDTAGVIKRLEERFPKLQAPAADSICYATTNRQEVVKEAAPGCDLFIIVGAPNSSNSKRLVEVALRAGAKKSILVQRASELDWDEIGPIATLGLSAGASAPEVIVNEIIEAFRTRFDARVELAETVQENEHFLVNRELRSLELTTADMAFVNGE; the protein is encoded by the coding sequence ATGAACATTGCGGCAAAACCTCCGTTGACGATCAGGCTCTGCGGTCCGCGCGGCTTCTGCGCTGGCGTCGATCGGGCGATCCAGATCGTTGTGCTGGCACTGAAGGCTTACGGCGCGCCTGTATATGTCCGCCACGAGATCGTCCATAACCGCTATGTCGTGGAAGGTTTGGAAGCCAAGGGAGCTGTCTTCGTTGAGGAGCTTGACGAGATCCCGGCGGAACACCGTGCCCAGCCGGTCGTCTTTTCCGCCCATGGCGTGCCGAAATCCGTGCCCGAGGATGCGAATGCCCGCAACCTCTTCTATCTCGACGCAACCTGTCCGCTGGTCTCCAAGGTCCACAAGCAGGCGATGCGCCATAATCGCCTCGGCCGCCATGTCGTCCTGATCGGCCACGCCGGTCATCCCGAAGTGATCGGCACCATGGGTCAGTTGCCCGAAGGCACTGTTTCGCTCATCGAAACTGTCGAGGATGCGGACGTTTATCAGCCTGATGATCCCGATAATCTCGGCTATGTCACGCAGACGACGCTTTCGGTCGACGATACCGCCGGCGTCATCAAACGGCTGGAAGAGCGTTTCCCCAAGCTGCAGGCACCGGCTGCCGATTCCATCTGCTATGCCACGACCAACCGCCAGGAAGTGGTGAAGGAAGCGGCCCCCGGCTGCGATCTTTTCATCATTGTCGGCGCGCCGAATTCGTCCAATTCCAAGCGGCTCGTCGAAGTGGCGCTCCGCGCAGGGGCGAAGAAGTCGATCCTCGTGCAGCGGGCTTCCGAGCTCGACTGGGATGAGATCGGCCCGATTGCCACGCTCGGACTGTCCGCCGGCGCTTCCGCCCCGGAAGTGATCGTCAACGAGATCATCGAGGCCTTCCGCACCCGCTTCGATGCCCGCGTCGAGCTTGCCGAAACCGTGCAGGAAAACGAGCATTTCCTCGTCAATCGCGAACTGCGCAGCCTTGAATTGACGACGGCTGACATGGCATTCGTGAATGGAGAATAA
- the rnhA gene encoding ribonuclease HI gives MKHIDIFTDGACSGNPGPGGWGAVLRYGEVERELSGGEAETTNNRMELLAAISALTALKEPCEVDLYTDSAYVKDGISKWIFGWKKNGWRTSDNKPVKNAELWQALEEARNRHKVTLHWVKGHAGHPENERADELARKGMEPFKKSKKAG, from the coding sequence ATGAAGCACATCGATATCTTTACCGACGGGGCATGCTCCGGCAATCCCGGCCCCGGCGGGTGGGGCGCTGTGCTGCGCTACGGCGAGGTCGAAAGGGAACTCTCCGGCGGCGAGGCTGAAACCACCAACAACCGCATGGAACTCCTGGCTGCCATTTCCGCACTGACTGCCCTGAAGGAGCCCTGCGAGGTCGATCTCTATACTGACAGCGCCTATGTGAAAGACGGCATATCCAAGTGGATATTCGGCTGGAAGAAAAACGGCTGGAGAACCTCGGACAATAAGCCGGTGAAGAATGCCGAACTCTGGCAGGCGCTGGAAGAGGCCCGCAACCGGCACAAGGTAACCCTCCATTGGGTCAAGGGTCACGCCGGCCATCCTGAAAATGAACGTGCTGATGAACTCGCCCGCAAGGGTATGGAGCCGTTCAAGAAGAGCAAGAAGGCAGGCTGA
- a CDS encoding CsbD family protein, whose translation MGSTGDKISGKVNEMAGKAKKAAGKATGNREMQAKGGMQEAKGKAQVASGKVKDKLKGAVDRL comes from the coding sequence ATGGGTAGCACTGGCGACAAGATTTCCGGCAAAGTCAATGAGATGGCCGGCAAGGCGAAGAAGGCGGCCGGCAAGGCCACCGGCAACCGCGAAATGCAGGCCAAGGGTGGCATGCAGGAAGCCAAGGGCAAGGCCCAGGTCGCAAGCGGCAAGGTCAAGGACAAGCTGAAGGGCGCTGTCGACCGGCTTTGA
- a CDS encoding SURF1 family protein, with protein sequence MTDIESPAPRRKLPVLTGITVLIALAILISLGTWQVERLHWKEGLLADIAERRAAAPVPLADIETMAAQGGDIEYRTVTATGRYINNKERHFFATWRGQTGYYIYTPLQLADGRYLFVNRGFVPYENKEPEMRMQGQLTGQQTVTGLARAKLPGKPSSLVPDNDVAKNIFYWKDLDVMASSVDLDKGSVVPFFVDADSTPNPAGFPIGGVTQVDLPNDHLQYAFTWYGLAAVLLVVVAISWFRPRKGAAQ encoded by the coding sequence GTGACTGACATCGAGAGTCCGGCCCCGCGCCGCAAGCTGCCGGTCTTGACCGGCATAACGGTTCTCATCGCTCTCGCCATCCTGATTTCGCTCGGCACCTGGCAGGTGGAACGTCTTCACTGGAAGGAAGGCCTGCTCGCCGATATCGCAGAGCGCCGAGCCGCGGCCCCGGTTCCACTTGCCGATATCGAGACCATGGCTGCTCAGGGCGGCGATATCGAATACCGCACGGTCACCGCCACCGGCCGCTATATCAACAACAAGGAGCGCCACTTCTTCGCCACCTGGCGCGGCCAGACCGGTTATTACATCTACACGCCGCTGCAGCTTGCGGACGGGCGCTACCTCTTCGTCAACAGAGGCTTCGTTCCCTATGAGAACAAGGAGCCGGAAATGCGCATGCAGGGCCAGTTGACCGGTCAGCAGACCGTAACCGGCCTCGCGCGCGCCAAACTCCCCGGCAAACCCTCCTCGCTTGTGCCCGACAATGACGTGGCGAAGAACATCTTCTACTGGAAAGATCTCGACGTGATGGCCTCGAGTGTCGACCTCGACAAGGGTAGCGTCGTGCCCTTCTTCGTCGACGCCGATTCCACGCCCAACCCGGCGGGCTTTCCGATCGGCGGTGTCACGCAGGTCGATCTGCCGAACGACCATCTGCAATATGCTTTCACCTGGTACGGGCTGGCTGCGGTGCTTCTCGTTGTCGTTGCCATCTCCTGGTTTCGTCCCCGCAAGGGTGCAGCGCAATAG